A single genomic interval of Apis cerana isolate GH-2021 linkage group LG2, AcerK_1.0, whole genome shotgun sequence harbors:
- the LOC107992464 gene encoding leucine-rich repeats and immunoglobulin-like domains protein 3: MSNTEQIFFDHRFVWKYKWAIVILPILFLTPSNFIKANKISYGNIKDNQCPVECDCLGNVVDCINLQLIGAPSGLPPWTEILGLKGNNIASLEPDILLHLTKLKELDLSGNKFGDDFRIILSEGTHLQMLKVNKNQLTQVPDMFFVKNITHLALAHNSITDINGTALLNLQRLQNLDLSGNKISVIRNGSFLAPNCLTHLNLNKNQIKVIENGSLDNLTSLEELRLNKNHLTQLKDLFTNLKKLRILEINRNELQTIQGLSLRGLKNLKELHLKKNKIETLDDGAFWPLENLTILELDFNLLTMVRKGGLFGLEHLQKLTLSHNRIRTIEIQAWDRCKEIIELDLSYNEISTIERDTFEFLEKLKKLKLDHNQITYIADGAFSSTPNLQILELKFNKISYMVEDINGAFDPLGQLWKLGLAHNRIKSVNKNAFTGLSNVTELDLSGNNITSIQENAFVSMTRLTKLRMNSSVLVCDCGLQWLSMWLREHSYTDAEVYCGFPHWLQGMSLTQLHHKNFTCDEYPKPRIIEEPKSQMGIKGDNVTLVCRATSTAIARLHFTWKHDNIEINDDNLQINTDSTENGVTEATSILHLTNVTHANAGKYQCMVTNTYGTTYSAKAKLSILIYPSFSKIPHDIRVIAGSTARLECSAEGQPSPQIAWQKDGGNDFPAARERRMHMMPTDDVLFIVDVKTADSGVYSCTAQNLAGLIVANATLTILETPSFVKPMENKEVTVGGSIVLECMASGMPRPKLSWRKNGNPLLATERHFFTAEDQLLIIVDTRISDAGSYECEMSNSLGSVVGASHLTVKPAPISTLSPISVNEDDILGLIIITVVCCAVGTSIVWVVIIYQTRRRLNNVAQGRSHAQPTPTLTGTVADTQTHIYLETSSQHSKDSGTGDSTNPSSDQLQLCLPEEIVTCSVNNEEEPSAVVNVGAPLLRYTNHERIVRENKDCAV; the protein is encoded by the exons ATGTCGAATacagaacaaatttttttcgatcatcGATTTGTGTGGAAATACAAATGGGCGATTGTTATATTACCGATATTATTTCTAACTCCATCAAACTTTATAAAAGCCAACAAGATATCGTATGGCAACATAAAGGATAATCAATGTCCTGTTGAGTGTGATTGTCTTGGAAATGTGGTGGACTGCATTAACTTACAATTGATTGGAGCACCCAGCGGACTACCACCATGGACAGAGATCTT aGGATTAAAGGGGAACAATATAGCTAGTTTGGAGcctgatattttattacatttaactaaattgaaagaatt agATCTTAGTGGAAACAAATTTGGAGATGACTTTAGAATTATTCTATCAGAAGGTACGCACTTACAAATgcttaaagtaaataaaaaccaATTAACACAAGTGCCAGACatgttttttgttaaaaacatAACACATCTTGCATT agcTCACAATTCAATTACCGATATAAATGGAACCGCATTACTCAACTTGCAACGGCTTCAAAATTTAGATCTtagtggaaataaaataagtgtTATTCGAAATGGATCCTTTCTTGCACCTAATTGCCTTACACATTT aaatttaaataaaaatcaaataaaagtcATTGAAAACGGGAGTTTGGATAATTTAACTTCATTAGAAGAATTGCGactgaataaaaatcatttgacGCAATTGAAAGATCTTTTtacaaacttaaaaaaattgcgtATATT ggaaataaatagaaatgaattgCAGACAATCCAAGGACTTAGCCTTAgaggtttaaaaaatttaaaagaattacatttaaaaaaaaataaaatcgaaacatTAGATGATGGTGCGTTTTGGCCTCTCGAAAATTTAACGATTCTAGAACTtgactttaatttattaactatgGTGAGAAAAGGTGGTCTATTTGGATTAGaacatttacaaaaattaacgtTATCACACAATCGAATACGCACCATTGAAATACAAGCATGGGATAGATGCAAAGAAATCATCGAAtt AGATTTATCGTACAATGAAATATCCACAATTGAACGAGatacatttgaatttttggaaaaattgaaaaaacttaAACTGGATCACAATCAGATTACATACATTGCAGATGGCGCATTCAGTTCAACTCCTAATCTACAAATATT ggaattgaaatttaataaaatttcgtacaTGGTGGAAGATATTAATGGTGCCTTTGATCCACTCGGACAATTATGGAAACTAGGATTAGcacataatagaataaaatcggTAAACAAAAATGCGTTTACTGGATTAAGTAATGTAACCGAATTGGATTTAAgtggaaataatataacaagtaTTCAGGAAAATGCATTCGTTTCAATGACTAGATTAACTAAATTGAGAATGAATTCGA GTGTTTTAGTTTGTGATTGTGGCTTACAATGGTTAAGTATGTGGTTACGTGAGCATAGTTATACCGATGCGGAAGTTTATTGCGGATTTCCACATTGGTTACAAGGAATGTCATTAACTCAActtcatcataaaaattttacatgcg ATGAATATCCGAAACCAAGAATCATCGAAGAACCTAAAAGTCAGATGGGTATTAAAGGAGACAATGTGACATTGGTTTGTCGAGCAACAAGTACCGCTATAGCAAGACTACATTTTACTTGGAAACacgataatattgaaattaatgatgACAATCTACAAATAAACACCGATTCTACGGAGAATGGAGTAACAGAGGCAACTTCTATCTTACATCTTACTAACGTTACTCATGCAAATGCTGGAAAATATCAGTGCATGGTGACCAATACATATGGAACAACATATTCCGCAAAAGcaaaattaagtattttaa tatatccatctttttcaaaaattccacATGATATACGTGTAATTGCTGGAAGTACTGCTCGCCTTGAATGTTCAGCAGAAGGGCAACCATCACCGCAAATAGCATGGCAAAAGGATGGTGGTAATGATTTTCCAGCggcaagagaaagaagaatgcATATGATGCCTACTGACgatgtattatttatcgtcGATGTGAAAACTGCTGATAGTGGCGTTTACTCGTGTACCGCGCAAAATCTTGCTGGCTTGATCGTTGCAAATGCTACTCTCACGATATTag aaacaccATCGTTTGTAAAACcaatggaaaataaagaagtGACAGTTGGTGGTTCGATCGTATTGGAGTGTATGGCAAGTGGTATGCCCAGACCAAAATTATCTTGGCGTAAAAATGGTAATCCTCTGTTAGCGACTGAACGACATTTTTTCACTGCTGAAGATCAGCTTTTGATTATTGTCGACACTAGAATTAGTGACGCTGGTAGTTACGAATGTGAAATGAGCAATTCATTGGGCAGCGTTGTTGGCGCATCTCATCTTACTGTAAAACCag CTCCGATTTCGACTCTCAGCCCCATATCGGTAAACGAAGATGATATTCTTGGTTTGATAATAATCACTGTTGTATGTTGTGCTGTTGGTACATCTATAGTATGGGTAGTTATAATCTATCAAACTAGAAGACGGTTGAATAATGTTGCTCAAGGTAGATCGCATGCACAACCAACGCCGACTCTAACAGGTACGGTAGCAGATACGCAAACGCATATATATTTGGAGACGAGTTCCCAGCATAGTAAAGACAGCGGTACAGGAGATAGCACGAATCCTAGTAGCGATCAATTACAATTATGTTTACCtg agGAAATCGTTACGTGCTCTGTGAATAATGAGGAAGAACCAAGTGCAGTGGTAAATGTAGGGGCTCCATTGTTAAGATACACTAATCACGAACGAATCGTTCGTGAGAACAAAGACTGTGccgtttaa